One window from the genome of [Clostridium] celerecrescens 18A encodes:
- a CDS encoding MBOAT family O-acyltransferase: MNYILGLLIERYSGSAWGKVWLLVSVVFSLGMLGYFKYVDFFIANINSMTGLSVPMLNVVLPLGISFYTFQILSYTIDVYRKNTKAQKNLLSLATYVAFFPQLIAGPIVRYTDIAQALDRREHSFLNARIGIRRFLFGISKKVLIANTLGELCKAFADSPEQNVLFYWLYAVAFTLQIYFDFSGYSDMAIGLGKIFGFDFQENFNYPFISKSITEFWRRWHMSLGTWFRDYLYIPLGGNRVGRLRWLFNIFLVWMLTGLWHGAAWNFIIWGLLFAILLMLEKLWIGSYLKNMPKSISHLYVMLLVIISFVIFDAPDLSTSAERLRSMFGMSGLALTGVQSAYYLRSYLIIFVIAITGSTDLPKRIIGRIRKTPFGAIALTWAEPVVCMVMLLLTTAYLIDASFNPFLYFRF, encoded by the coding sequence GTGAACTACATTCTTGGTTTGCTCATTGAGCGATACTCCGGTTCGGCATGGGGGAAGGTATGGCTGCTTGTTTCGGTGGTCTTTTCCCTTGGAATGCTGGGGTATTTTAAATATGTGGATTTTTTTATAGCAAACATTAATTCCATGACTGGATTATCAGTCCCGATGCTGAACGTAGTTCTTCCCCTTGGCATCAGCTTTTATACGTTTCAAATTCTCAGCTATACCATTGATGTTTACCGAAAAAACACAAAGGCCCAGAAGAATCTGTTATCATTGGCCACTTATGTGGCCTTCTTTCCTCAGCTGATCGCAGGTCCTATTGTAAGATATACGGATATCGCACAGGCTCTGGACAGAAGGGAGCACAGCTTTTTAAACGCCCGCATTGGAATTCGCAGGTTTTTATTTGGAATTTCAAAAAAGGTGCTGATCGCCAATACACTCGGAGAATTGTGCAAAGCCTTTGCAGACTCCCCGGAACAAAATGTTTTATTCTACTGGCTTTATGCAGTGGCCTTTACTTTACAGATTTACTTTGACTTTTCCGGATACAGTGATATGGCAATCGGTTTAGGCAAGATATTTGGCTTTGATTTTCAGGAGAATTTTAATTACCCATTTATTTCCAAAAGCATTACTGAATTCTGGCGCAGGTGGCATATGTCCCTAGGAACCTGGTTCAGGGATTATTTATACATTCCCTTAGGAGGAAACCGTGTTGGCAGGCTGCGCTGGCTCTTTAATATTTTTTTGGTATGGATGCTGACCGGTTTATGGCACGGTGCGGCATGGAATTTTATCATATGGGGATTGTTATTTGCTATTCTCCTGATGCTTGAGAAGCTGTGGATCGGCAGTTACTTAAAGAACATGCCGAAAAGCATTTCTCATTTGTATGTTATGCTTCTTGTAATTATAAGCTTCGTCATATTTGATGCACCTGATCTGAGTACATCAGCGGAACGGCTTCGTTCCATGTTCGGAATGAGCGGACTGGCGCTTACAGGAGTCCAGTCAGCCTATTATTTAAGAAGCTATCTTATCATATTTGTGATAGCCATAACCGGAAGCACTGATTTGCCAAAGAGAATCATAGGCAGAATCCGCAAGACACCATTTGGAGCGATTGCCCTTACTTGGGCAGAGCCTGTGGTATGCATGGTGATGCTTTTGCTGACAACCGCGTACTTAATTGATGCTTCCTTTAATCCATTTCTGTATTTTCGCTTTTAA
- a CDS encoding DHHW family protein — protein MKNRKTNRMIVILVGTAWVLLALSSWLSPTQEISASERRTLAGFPEFTLKSLVTAGFMEGFEQYAKDQFPCRFLYRTIKAYVRFYPLGQKDNNGIYIQDGYAVKMEYPLNEASIQKAAEKFRYLYETYMDGKDVKTYLTIVPDKGYFLSQANGYPSMDYQKLFDMMKADTDFAQYIDLTDILEIEDYYKTDIHWKQERIIKAADKIRNALGEEKVNAGQYKEIEADKPFYGVYYGHCALPMRPDKLKYLTSGPIDACTVYNWETGKTTAVYDTQKLTGNDPYDVYLSGAAALLEITNPNVKNGKELVIFRDSFGSSLAPLLLDGYSKVTMVDIRYIASNLIGDYMTFDDQDVLFVYSTSVLNSSTMFK, from the coding sequence ATGAAGAATAGAAAAACAAATCGGATGATTGTGATTTTGGTAGGAACGGCATGGGTTCTTCTGGCGCTTTCTTCCTGGCTTTCACCAACACAGGAAATATCAGCCAGTGAAAGAAGAACGCTTGCCGGTTTTCCCGAATTTACTCTTAAAAGCCTTGTTACGGCAGGTTTTATGGAGGGCTTTGAGCAATATGCCAAAGACCAGTTTCCCTGCCGCTTTTTATACCGTACCATAAAAGCGTATGTTAGGTTTTATCCATTGGGTCAGAAGGATAATAACGGTATCTATATTCAGGATGGCTATGCCGTAAAAATGGAGTACCCCTTGAATGAAGCTTCCATTCAAAAAGCGGCGGAAAAGTTCCGGTATCTGTATGAAACATATATGGATGGTAAAGACGTAAAAACCTATCTAACCATTGTTCCTGACAAGGGGTATTTTCTCTCCCAGGCAAATGGCTATCCCTCCATGGACTATCAGAAGCTGTTTGATATGATGAAGGCAGATACAGATTTTGCGCAGTATATAGATCTAACGGATATTTTGGAAATTGAAGATTACTATAAGACAGATATTCACTGGAAACAGGAGCGGATCATTAAGGCCGCGGATAAAATCCGTAATGCTTTAGGAGAAGAGAAGGTAAACGCCGGACAATATAAGGAAATCGAAGCGGATAAACCCTTTTACGGAGTATATTATGGGCATTGTGCCCTTCCCATGAGACCGGACAAACTGAAATATCTTACCAGTGGCCCTATAGATGCCTGTACCGTTTATAATTGGGAGACAGGAAAGACCACAGCCGTGTATGATACCCAAAAGCTTACAGGAAATGATCCTTATGATGTGTATTTATCCGGTGCGGCGGCCCTTTTGGAAATCACCAATCCAAATGTAAAAAACGGAAAAGAGCTTGTGATATTCCGGGATTCCTTTGGAAGCAGTCTGGCGCCCCTTTTGCTTGATGGATATTCCAAAGTGACCATGGTTGACATCCGTTACATTGCCAGTAATTTGATCGGTGATTATATGACCTTTGATGATCAGGATGTGCTTTTTGTATACAGTACTTCGGTACTAAATTCCAGTACAATGTTCAAATAG
- a CDS encoding DNA-3-methyladenine glycosylase, whose product MKKLDREFYNRDSVLVARDLLGKVFVHEIEGQRLAVKITEAEAYMGVEDKAAHSYGGKRTPRVEVMYGDPGYAYMFLIYGMYSCFNVVTREKGIPQAVLIRAAEPLEGIRWMAQKRFGKEYEQLSKSQRKGLINGPGKFCSALSLDRSFNGIDLCGDQVYFEEGTDKNFNIIETKRVGIDYAEEARDYLWRFCIEGSE is encoded by the coding sequence ATGAAAAAACTAGACAGAGAATTCTATAACAGGGATTCGGTCCTGGTTGCCAGGGATCTATTGGGAAAGGTGTTTGTCCACGAGATTGAGGGACAGAGACTCGCCGTTAAGATTACAGAGGCAGAGGCATATATGGGCGTTGAAGATAAGGCTGCCCATTCTTACGGCGGAAAGAGGACACCAAGGGTGGAAGTGATGTATGGAGATCCTGGTTATGCTTATATGTTTCTTATCTATGGGATGTACAGCTGCTTCAATGTAGTAACAAGGGAGAAGGGGATTCCACAGGCAGTTTTAATAAGGGCTGCCGAACCATTGGAGGGAATCCGGTGGATGGCGCAAAAGAGATTTGGAAAGGAGTATGAGCAGCTTTCCAAAAGCCAGCGCAAGGGTCTTATAAACGGACCGGGAAAGTTTTGCAGCGCATTATCATTGGATAGAAGCTTTAACGGCATAGACTTATGCGGGGATCAGGTCTATTTTGAGGAAGGCACAGACAAAAATTTCAATATCATTGAAACAAAACGTGTAGGAATTGACTATGCAGAGGAGGCCAGAGACTACCTTTGGCGGTTTTGTATAGAAGGGAGCGAATAG
- a CDS encoding class I SAM-dependent methyltransferase: MKQNPYDNKAFFEKYSQMDRSTKGLAGAGEWKTLESMLPEFKAKRVLDLGCGFGWHCQYAIEHGAKAVTGIDISEKMLAIAKEKTSDKICYHNMPIEEISFSENTFDAVISSLAFHYLESFEQIVEKVSCCLVKGGDFVFSVEHPVFTAYGSQEWYYDETGKILHFPVDNYFFEGHRQASFLGENVTKYHKTLTTYLNGLIQAGFELTGVVEPQPSEHLLQTVEGMENELRRPMMLIISARKK; this comes from the coding sequence ATGAAACAGAATCCTTACGATAACAAAGCATTCTTTGAAAAATACAGTCAAATGGACCGTTCTACAAAAGGGCTTGCCGGTGCAGGGGAATGGAAGACTCTTGAATCAATGCTGCCAGAATTCAAAGCCAAACGGGTGCTGGATTTAGGCTGTGGATTTGGCTGGCATTGTCAGTATGCCATAGAGCATGGGGCCAAAGCTGTTACAGGCATTGACATTTCCGAAAAAATGCTTGCAATTGCTAAGGAAAAGACAAGTGATAAAATCTGTTATCACAACATGCCAATAGAAGAAATATCTTTCAGTGAAAATACATTTGATGCAGTCATAAGCTCTCTTGCGTTCCACTATCTGGAATCATTTGAACAGATTGTTGAAAAGGTATCCTGTTGTCTTGTTAAGGGCGGTGATTTTGTCTTTTCTGTAGAGCACCCGGTTTTTACAGCGTATGGCAGTCAGGAATGGTATTACGATGAAACCGGAAAGATCCTTCATTTTCCGGTTGACAATTACTTTTTTGAGGGACATAGACAGGCCAGTTTCCTTGGAGAAAATGTTACGAAATATCATAAGACCCTGACCACCTATTTGAATGGTTTGATACAGGCAGGCTTTGAATTAACCGGTGTTGTGGAACCTCAGCCATCAGAGCATCTGCTTCAAACCGTGGAAGGCATGGAAAATGAGCTTCGCCGGCCCATGATGCTGATCATTTCAGCAAGGAAAAAATAA
- a CDS encoding NUDIX hydrolase, whose translation MIGEEKFRQYAVLIPLIHISGVTYLLFEKRSNELKRQPGEVCFPGGKLEAGETLQECAVRETVEELNISPQQIEVMGPGDIYLSPFNLMIHPFIGTISDYQDTFSRDEVEEVIKIPLDLLRSQEPERFVSKLISEPPEDFPYEWIPGGVKYPWAKGTYDVLFYRYEDWIIWGMTAQIVKSALKLMEEYHII comes from the coding sequence ATGATCGGAGAAGAAAAATTCAGGCAGTATGCGGTTCTGATTCCCCTGATCCATATTTCAGGAGTCACTTATCTGCTATTTGAAAAAAGGTCTAATGAGTTAAAGCGGCAGCCGGGAGAGGTTTGTTTTCCAGGCGGAAAGCTTGAAGCTGGAGAAACCCTTCAGGAATGTGCGGTACGTGAGACAGTTGAAGAACTGAACATATCTCCTCAGCAGATTGAGGTGATGGGACCGGGAGATATTTATCTGTCACCCTTTAACTTAATGATCCATCCATTTATTGGCACTATAAGTGATTATCAGGACACATTCAGCAGAGATGAAGTAGAAGAAGTTATAAAAATACCACTGGATTTACTCCGCAGTCAGGAACCAGAGAGATTTGTGAGTAAACTGATTTCGGAGCCGCCGGAGGATTTTCCGTATGAATGGATTCCGGGAGGGGTAAAATACCCTTGGGCAAAAGGAACTTATGACGTCTTGTTTTATAGATATGAAGACTGGATCATATGGGGTATGACGGCTCAGATCGTGAAGTCAGCGTTGAAGCTGATGGAAGAATATCATATCATTTGA
- the msrB gene encoding peptide-methionine (R)-S-oxide reductase MsrB: MKKEIYLAGGCFWGTEKYLENIPGILFTEVGYANGKTENPTYKEVCSYDTGHAETVKVEYDDSIIGLTYLLQLYYDVINPISVNRQGGDVGSQYRTGIYFTADRDETVIQDSINELQKKYKEKIAIEVKPLSCYYRAEEYHQKYLDKNPGGYCHIGADKFEKAKKAEDKSKKYGKRTTEELKENLTSLQFEVTHNSATEPPFQNEYFDKFDEGIYVDITTGEPLFMSTDKFESGCGWPSFSKPIDSEIIKTHEDRSFGRIRTEVRSKLGDAHLGHVFDDGPIDRGGLRYCINSASLRFIPKEKMEKEGYGDYLKLF, translated from the coding sequence ATGAAGAAAGAAATTTATCTGGCAGGCGGATGCTTTTGGGGAACAGAAAAGTACCTGGAAAATATTCCGGGCATCCTGTTTACAGAGGTGGGATATGCCAATGGTAAAACAGAGAATCCGACTTATAAGGAAGTATGCAGCTATGATACCGGGCATGCAGAAACGGTGAAGGTGGAATACGACGACAGCATAATAGGTCTTACCTATTTGCTGCAGCTTTATTATGACGTGATCAATCCCATAAGCGTGAACCGCCAGGGAGGCGATGTTGGTTCCCAGTACCGGACAGGAATCTATTTCACGGCTGACAGGGATGAGACAGTGATCCAGGATTCCATAAATGAGCTTCAGAAAAAATATAAAGAAAAAATAGCGATTGAAGTAAAGCCTCTTTCCTGTTACTACCGGGCAGAGGAGTACCATCAGAAATATTTGGACAAAAACCCAGGAGGATACTGCCATATTGGTGCCGATAAATTTGAAAAGGCAAAGAAGGCGGAGGATAAAAGCAAAAAATATGGAAAAAGAACAACGGAAGAATTAAAAGAAAACTTAACGAGTCTGCAGTTTGAAGTAACACACAACAGTGCAACAGAGCCTCCCTTTCAAAATGAATACTTTGATAAATTCGATGAGGGAATTTATGTAGATATTACAACAGGGGAACCGCTTTTTATGTCAACTGATAAATTTGAGTCAGGCTGCGGCTGGCCCAGCTTTTCTAAGCCGATTGACTCAGAGATCATTAAGACCCATGAGGACCGGAGCTTTGGAAGAATACGCACGGAAGTGAGGAGCAAGCTGGGAGATGCCCATCTGGGCCATGTATTTGACGATGGTCCTATAGACCGTGGAGGACTGCGCTATTGTATTAACAGCGCTTCTTTAAGGTTTATTCCCAAAGAAAAGATGGAGAAGGAAGGATACGGAGATTATCTGAAACTGTTTTAA
- a CDS encoding beta-class carbonic anhydrase, whose protein sequence is MINEILKFNKEFVENKGYVKYITNKFPDKKVAIVSCMDTRLTELLPMALGLKNGDAKIIKNAGGIISHPFGSAMRSLLIGIYELDVKEILVIGHTDCGARHTDSKKIIEKMKQRGIEQKNIDLVKYYGIDFDSWLGGFKDLDLSIKNSVDLIRNHPFVPEEIMIHGLVIDSVTGELRKVI, encoded by the coding sequence ATGATTAATGAAATACTGAAATTCAATAAAGAGTTTGTTGAAAACAAAGGATATGTAAAATATATTACCAATAAGTTTCCGGATAAAAAAGTCGCTATTGTATCCTGTATGGACACAAGATTAACGGAATTATTGCCGATGGCCCTTGGGCTTAAAAATGGGGATGCAAAAATCATCAAAAATGCCGGGGGTATTATATCCCACCCATTTGGAAGTGCCATGAGGAGCCTGCTGATCGGTATTTATGAATTGGATGTCAAGGAAATCCTCGTAATCGGTCATACCGATTGCGGGGCCAGACATACGGACAGCAAGAAAATCATTGAAAAAATGAAACAGCGGGGAATCGAGCAAAAGAATATCGACCTGGTAAAATACTATGGCATTGATTTTGATTCATGGCTGGGAGGATTTAAGGATCTGGATTTGTCCATCAAAAATTCCGTTGATCTGATTCGCAACCATCCATTTGTTCCGGAGGAGATCATGATACACGGTCTGGTAATAGATTCTGTTACCGGTGAATTAAGAAAGGTTATTTAA
- a CDS encoding HsmA family protein — MLVYAVISITLALVFYTIGVWSERIQGQLKKWHLVIFWLGLVFDTIGTLLMDKLASNGFQLNFHGVTGLLAILLMVFHAVWATIVVVRDNKEARADFHKFSIIVWIIWLIPYVSGAALGMVR; from the coding sequence ATGCTAGTTTATGCAGTGATATCGATTACTTTGGCATTGGTATTTTATACGATCGGCGTATGGAGCGAACGGATCCAGGGCCAGCTAAAAAAGTGGCATCTGGTAATTTTCTGGTTAGGCCTGGTCTTTGATACCATCGGCACCTTATTAATGGATAAACTCGCCTCTAACGGTTTCCAGCTTAATTTTCACGGAGTAACCGGCCTTCTTGCCATTCTGTTAATGGTGTTTCATGCGGTTTGGGCTACCATAGTTGTGGTAAGGGATAATAAAGAAGCCAGAGCTGATTTTCACAAGTTCAGCATTATTGTATGGATTATCTGGCTGATTCCATATGTGTCTGGTGCAGCATTGGGTATGGTAAGGTAG
- a CDS encoding Gfo/Idh/MocA family protein yields the protein MKLGIIGSGKIVKEFLPIVHYLDKVELAAICCTKRSEAVGRELGEKYNIKQIFTDYQDFLNSDVDTVYVALPNHLHFQFTKEALEAGKHVIIEKPFTTTFKEAHILSGLAREKRLFLFEAVTTLYLPNYKRIKELLPTLGNIKIVQFNYSQYSSRYDSFKEGRILPAFDPNCSGGALMDINIYNIHYVAGLFGRPLKVEYFPNVERGIDTSGILILDYGTFKCTCIGAKDCKASAANYIQGEKGVIRQDTPASICRGFEIIRNDETKSLVNEDNFEHRMVNEFMEFQDMICGNDLERCYQLLDHTLLVSEIQTTARHKGGIRFPADEEI from the coding sequence ATGAAATTAGGCATTATTGGATCAGGGAAGATTGTAAAGGAGTTTCTGCCAATCGTTCATTATTTGGATAAGGTGGAGCTTGCGGCCATTTGCTGTACGAAAAGAAGTGAAGCAGTGGGAAGAGAACTTGGTGAAAAATATAACATAAAACAAATTTTTACAGATTATCAGGACTTCTTAAACAGTGATGTAGATACGGTTTATGTGGCTCTGCCTAACCATTTGCACTTTCAGTTTACGAAAGAGGCACTGGAGGCAGGAAAGCATGTGATTATAGAAAAACCCTTTACCACCACCTTTAAAGAAGCCCATATATTAAGCGGGCTGGCAAGAGAAAAAAGGCTGTTTTTATTTGAAGCTGTTACGACCCTGTATCTGCCGAATTATAAAAGAATTAAAGAGCTTCTGCCAACCCTGGGAAACATAAAAATCGTTCAGTTCAACTATTCCCAGTACTCCAGTAGATATGACAGCTTCAAAGAGGGGCGCATTCTGCCTGCCTTTGATCCCAATTGTTCCGGCGGTGCGCTCATGGACATTAATATCTATAACATCCATTATGTTGCAGGATTATTCGGAAGACCGCTTAAGGTGGAATACTTCCCCAATGTGGAGAGAGGGATTGATACCTCTGGAATTTTAATTTTGGACTACGGCACTTTTAAATGTACTTGCATTGGAGCAAAGGACTGCAAGGCTTCTGCCGCTAATTATATCCAGGGGGAGAAGGGGGTCATCCGTCAGGATACGCCTGCCAGCATCTGCAGAGGCTTTGAAATCATCAGGAATGATGAGACTAAATCCCTTGTAAATGAAGATAATTTCGAACACCGTATGGTGAATGAATTTATGGAATTCCAGGATATGATCTGCGGTAATGATCTGGAAAGGTGCTATCAGCTTCTGGACCACACCCTGCTTGTAAGCGAAATTCAGACAACTGCAAGACATAAAGGAGGAATCCGGTTCCCGGCAGATGAGGAAATTTAA
- a CDS encoding pyridoxal phosphate-dependent aminotransferase — MRNFEKSSKLDHVCYDIRGPVMDEANRMIDQGVDILKLNIGNPAPFGFRAPEELLKQMNENLSCTEGYSDSKGLLSARRAIVKYCQKKGIEQVTVDDVYTGNGVSELITLAMQGLLNSGDEILVPSPDYPLWTASVTLSGGTAVHYMCDEEAEWYPDINDIKSKITSRTKGIVIINPNNPTGTLYPREVLEEIVEVCRKHGLIIFADEIYDRLVFDGLEHVSIASLAPDLLTITFNGLSKSHLIAGYRCGWMSLCGDKSFAKGYVEGINLLSSMRLCSNVPAQSVIEAALEMEEETKQLMIPGGRIYEQRKYTYQALNEIPGISVIKPKAAFYMFPKINTSKFNIYDDEKFVLDFLKDKKILLTHGGGFHWEKPDHFRVVYLPELSQLKVACDKLADFMSYYIQK; from the coding sequence ATGAGAAATTTTGAAAAATCCAGTAAGCTGGATCATGTGTGTTATGATATCAGAGGTCCGGTCATGGATGAAGCAAACCGGATGATCGATCAGGGAGTTGATATATTAAAATTAAACATTGGAAATCCGGCTCCCTTTGGTTTTCGTGCGCCGGAAGAACTGCTTAAGCAAATGAATGAAAACCTGTCCTGTACGGAAGGCTACTCGGATTCCAAAGGGCTGCTGTCAGCCAGAAGGGCCATTGTAAAATACTGTCAGAAAAAAGGGATTGAACAAGTTACTGTAGATGATGTATACACGGGAAATGGCGTAAGCGAACTGATTACCTTAGCCATGCAGGGGCTGTTAAACAGTGGGGATGAGATTCTGGTACCTTCTCCGGACTATCCTTTATGGACTGCGTCCGTAACACTTTCGGGAGGAACCGCTGTCCATTACATGTGCGACGAAGAGGCGGAGTGGTACCCGGATATCAACGATATCAAAAGTAAAATTACAAGCAGAACCAAGGGGATTGTCATCATCAACCCCAACAATCCTACCGGAACCCTGTATCCCAGGGAAGTCCTTGAGGAGATTGTGGAAGTATGCCGGAAACATGGACTGATCATCTTTGCAGATGAAATTTATGACAGACTAGTATTTGACGGCCTGGAACATGTATCTATTGCCTCTCTGGCACCGGATCTTTTGACCATCACATTCAATGGCCTTTCAAAGTCCCATCTAATTGCAGGATACCGCTGTGGCTGGATGAGCCTTTGCGGTGATAAATCCTTTGCAAAAGGGTATGTGGAAGGGATAAACTTATTGTCCTCCATGAGGCTTTGCTCCAATGTTCCGGCCCAGTCCGTGATCGAGGCTGCACTGGAAATGGAGGAGGAAACAAAACAATTGATGATACCGGGCGGGAGAATATACGAACAGAGAAAATACACCTACCAGGCGTTAAATGAGATTCCGGGAATTTCGGTGATAAAACCAAAAGCAGCCTTTTACATGTTTCCTAAAATTAATACCAGTAAATTTAATATTTATGATGATGAAAAGTTTGTATTAGACTTTTTAAAGGATAAGAAGATTCTGCTGACTCATGGAGGCGGGTTCCACTGGGAAAAACCGGATCATTTCCGGGTCGTTTACCTTCCGGAGCTAAGCCAGTTAAAAGTGGCATGTGATAAGCTGGCGGATTTCATGTCCTATTACATACAAAAATAG